One part of the Streptomyces nigra genome encodes these proteins:
- a CDS encoding DUF805 domain-containing protein, producing the protein MNWYLDVLKKYATFSGRARRKEYWMFVLFNTIAYILLMVIDLATIGSGVLAIVYEVAVLLPSLAVGVRRLHDTDRSGWWLLIALIPLVGAIVLLVFLASDGKPEANKYGLNPKLAPAAA; encoded by the coding sequence ATGAACTGGTACCTCGACGTCCTCAAGAAGTACGCCACCTTCAGCGGCCGCGCCCGCCGCAAGGAGTACTGGATGTTCGTGCTCTTCAACACGATCGCGTACATCCTGCTGATGGTCATCGACCTCGCCACCATCGGCTCCGGTGTCCTCGCCATCGTCTACGAGGTCGCCGTCCTGCTGCCCTCGCTCGCGGTCGGCGTCCGCCGCCTGCACGACACGGACCGCTCCGGCTGGTGGCTGCTCATCGCCCTCATCCCGCTCGTCGGCGCCATCGTCCTGCTGGTCTTCCTGGCCAGCGACGGCAAGCCGGAGGCGAACAAGTACGGCCTGAACCCGAAGCTGGCGCCGGCCGCCGCCTGA